The Clarias gariepinus isolate MV-2021 ecotype Netherlands chromosome 12, CGAR_prim_01v2, whole genome shotgun sequence region ATGATTGAGTTGCCTCAGGTCTCAGCAACATTATCTGTCAGCAACATTATCTGTCATTATCTGTCACTAAAAAAGTCaggacctgaatgtactaaaggACCAGGTTAAGCAATTAATCACAATCTAATTTTAATATACTCACTTTGTGCTTCAATTAAGAGAAGAGGAAGTTACATATAATAAACTCGCCATATAACAAACATCATGTTGGTGAGCAAGTCAAGAAGAAATACGCGTAACCATTTACAGACAGGTTTTTGCTGACCATAATGTGAAAGCACTACTCACAAGGGCTCCGGGTTTATTTCTACACTCTTTCCCCATTACAGACTTGGGTTTATTTTGGGCATGAACAATGCTGCATGGGTCTGCTGACAAGGTCTCAGTACATTTAGCCACTGACTCACATTCTTTTTGCGTGTCTATCTGGTTGACTCCCCCACTCCAAAATTAGCTACAGCATCATAGACCAGGGCTTTGTTATGTACCCCTCTGATCAAGTCCCAACACCTCTTCCATCTGTTCCAGTAGTACCTCCTGACATCCGTTATCCTCAGTCCTGTGATCGCTGATGCTACAATCTGTGGTTTTTCACTCTAGAAGACCATGAGTAAATTTGGATATCGCCGGGAGCTGAGCAAATATGAGGACTTGGATGAAGATGAGCTCCTTGCCTCACTGACCGCTGAAGAGCTCCTTGAGCTGGAAAAGGAGCTGTCTGATATTGAGCCAGATGATAAGCTCCCTATCGGACTGAGGCAGAGGAACCAGACAGTTAAAACCCCGACAGGGACATTTAGCCGAGAGGCTCTCCTAAAATACTGGGAGAAAGAGACACAGCAGCTACTTGAAAATGAAAGAATGGGATCTTCAAATGCTCAGGTCAGTAACTCCAAAAAAGAACAACTATATAAACTGTTACcctttgtaagtcgctctggataagagcgtctgccaaatgcctaaatgtaaatgtgaatgtaCAAAAAGTTTGGGTTTCATATTTAATGCTATTCTgccataataaatattatatcatataatattaaaatgtacctATTACTAAAATAATCTAGAACAATCATAAATTTTCTGTTACCTGAATACTATATTCCTGTCCAGGAAGCAACCATGACGCAACCAGAAAATTCAAGAAACATTCTGGGCCTAGACCTTAAAATGTGTATTCCACTTTTGTTGTATATTACAGGCTGGTGAAATGAATGAAAACCAAAACATAACAGAAAGTGACAGTGAGGAATCAGAAGAGGAGAAAGAAGctgagaataagaaagaaaaggatGAATGtgtagatgatgataatgaagatgaagatgatgaagagAGGGGTGAACTAGAAGAGGCAGTtactgaggaggaggaggaggaggaggacaagcaggaggaagaagaagaggaggaagaagaagaggaagaagaagaggaggaagaagaggagaaagaagaagaaaaaaaagaaattgtcaaAAGGCAGGAAAATAATCTCAATAATGAGAGCGCTCTGGAGAAATGTGTTCCTCTCCAAAAGGTCTATAATGGTTACTCAAGCCTTAAGCCAGAAGCTCCTGTCAGGAGAAATTCACCACAGGAGTCAAACCAGTTGTCAGGAAACCCCACTGTCCTGGATGAGGCTTTGGAAAAGATCCTTCGTGATGACCCTGATACCACTGAAGTTAATCTCAACAATATTGATAACATTTCCCAAGAAAACTTGATTCGTTTCGCTGATGCCCTGTGCTCCAACACGCATGTGCAATCTTTTAGTTTGGCGAACACACATGCTGATGATCCAGTGGCCTTTGCAATTGCCAAAATGCTTAAGGAGAACTGTCACATTACTAAACTAAATATTGAGTCTAACTTTGTCACAGGAAAGGGTATCCTAGCCATGGTTCAAGTGCTTACACGCAATAACACACTAATAGAGCTACGCTTCCACAACCAGCGCCATATCTGTGGAGGTCAGGTGGAGATGGAAATGGTGAAACTGTTGAGAGAGAACACCACCCTGCTCAAGCTTGGCTACCAGTTTGACCTCGCAGGCCCTCGAATGAGCATGACTGGCATCCTGACACGCAATCAGGATTTTCAAAGGCAGAAGAGAATGCAAGAACTGCGTCAGCAGCAAGGAGGTGCCTCGACTCCTATTAACCCGCGCACAAGTGTGCTACAGAGGTGCACACCAACCTCTTCTCCATATGGGTCTCCTCTGAGCTCACCATGGTCCTCTCCAAAGCTGCCACGTAATGATATGGCCAAAAGGAATCCTCAACCATATCTTCCACCACCTCCcccacctcctccaccaccacctcctcctccacctccaccacctccaccaCTTCCTTTCAAACTCCAGAGCATTACTGAGAAAAGAGGTCCGACCAGAATGATTGCGGAGGTGATCAAGCTTCAGGAAGGAAGCACCAAGAAGCAACAGGTTCCATGCAAAAGCAAGTCTAAGTCCAAAAAAGTGAAGAAGGGAGTTCCTAAGGAAAATGAGACAGAGAATATTCTTAAGGAGCTAAAACATGCGTTAAGGCCCATCGCAGACAGAGACAGTTCCAGACCCTCAACGCCAATGCGGTCGGCTCATGACGAACTCATGGCCGCCATCCGATCAAGCAGTATTAAGTCTCTCAAACGGGTAAGTGTCACAGTACAGGGTTATTATAACGTCAGCATGTTAAGGCTCTGGAAGGTTATTGGTCCAAGCCCTAGCtcctgccactgttgggccctgaaccctgtctgcttcagggcgctgtataatggctgaccctgcactctgaccccagcctacaAAAGCCCATGCGAAGAATAAAGGATTTCACTGTGCAATAAGGTATATGTGTTGGATAAAGATtgaaattaaaacttataaaacTTACTTATTACACAAGTCTTTATGGGGGTGTTAGGTAAAGATTCCTCCAGAGTGCTTTCTAAAGAAGACACCAGAACCCATTGCATTGACTTGATCTACAATCTGCTAGACCATGCTGCTAGACCatacacagaaaacaaaactcGAACTATGTAAAGTATAATCCTTGTTCTGGTTTATCTCTGTCATGAAACATCAGTGTTATCCTGAGATGGCAGGATGTTGACCCCCTAGAAATACCACTCATTTAGCACTCACTGTCACTATAAATAGAGTCCATTTACACTGTCTTGATAAGTCGAATACCTCTTAGTGCTGGGCAACAATGTGACCAGACTAAATAAACAAGACTTGTATTTCCTATGGTTTTTAAATTGACCTGTCATCATTAATAGGGGCAACAACGCATAAATATTTCTGCTGTAACTAATAAATAGTATATAGGCAATTTAATTGAAAACATTCATCGATCTCGTTACAAACTTCAGTTGTACTATCATAAAATCCAAACTAAACTATGAATGCagatgaaaaataaaaggatGACCAATGACCTGtgctttttctttaaacagGTGGAAGTTCCCCAGTATCTACGATAAGGCAGCCATATACTTCAATCCAGAATAGATGGCCATTGCCACAAATTGTCTCCAAAGAAGTGTTCCAAAGCACTATGTCCATATAAATTTGCATACTTGGTGCAAACCTGTTAAAAATCTGAAAGCAACCATATTCAGATCAAGATAACTTCATTGGAGTTGCTTCATTGGAGTTTTGAATGTTATCCCAATACCTTCCTCTAGGTCCTCTAGGTTCCTAAAGAGCATACCCTTACCTAGGCTCAATTGTCCCTatgtgtgaatgaatgagtgtgtgaaagcATGGGTGGCTCCCATCAACATCCCATCCAGTGGTTATTCCTGCCTCGTACCCAGCATTCCCAGGACAAACTCTGGAACCATAAAGTGcttatagaagatgaatgttCAGAAAATATGAAAGGGAATGTTTTAGAAAAGATCTGACACAGATGAATAATTTTTAGTATCTTGGTTGGTTTTTGACAATGTAACGTGGCAACAGTAGAAGTTTGGATTGAAAGTATGGAAAGCCATTTAAGTGCAATGAATTTGTTTTGGTATATTAATGCTCTAAAGAAGGTTGTCTGGAACGCCTAATTTTTTTAGTGTGTTGGTTTGATTTACCCTCTCTTACACTCACTGTATATAACTTTTGAACTGCttgcttctaaaaaaaaaaaaggctga contains the following coding sequences:
- the lmod2b gene encoding leiomodin-2, yielding MSKFGYRRELSKYEDLDEDELLASLTAEELLELEKELSDIEPDDKLPIGLRQRNQTVKTPTGTFSREALLKYWEKETQQLLENERMGSSNAQAGEMNENQNITESDSEESEEEKEAENKKEKDECVDDDNEDEDDEERGELEEAVTEEEEEEEDKQEEEEEEEEEEEEEEEEEEEKEEEKKEIVKRQENNLNNESALEKCVPLQKVYNGYSSLKPEAPVRRNSPQESNQLSGNPTVLDEALEKILRDDPDTTEVNLNNIDNISQENLIRFADALCSNTHVQSFSLANTHADDPVAFAIAKMLKENCHITKLNIESNFVTGKGILAMVQVLTRNNTLIELRFHNQRHICGGQVEMEMVKLLRENTTLLKLGYQFDLAGPRMSMTGILTRNQDFQRQKRMQELRQQQGGASTPINPRTSVLQRCTPTSSPYGSPLSSPWSSPKLPRNDMAKRNPQPYLPPPPPPPPPPPPPPPPPPPPLPFKLQSITEKRGPTRMIAEVIKLQEGSTKKQQVPCKSKSKSKKVKKGVPKENETENILKELKHALRPIADRDSSRPSTPMRSAHDELMAAIRSSSIKSLKRVEVPQYLR